cactttaaaaaataaaatgcataATTATTCCCATACCGTTATTACAGAGAATCAAGACATTATGCTTCCCTCTGTCTATTGGATAATTAGCTCATTCAAGGCcatctcaaaatacaacactgcccctttaagacatgCAAATGCTCTTTACTTGACTGGCTTTTCAAAGATGTTTAGAAATGCAaacattttgtgctcttgtaggaagcaaccacTGCCCCCATTGTTAACTACaactgatctataactgggctaataactcactaactagcaaaggatatgaacaaatgtgcacagGTGGCTACATGCATCTctcactttgatctcaaaacaagcgcatgCTGTCCAGTGGCCATATATGATCCTTATATGGCAAtggctatttgcatataggccttaCTGCGGTTCTGATTGGTTATGGTGCACTGGTCTGTGTAAGGGtgcatgtcaatgcaatagaatcctactccgatgtgttctgcctacaacaacatcacTGGTCTGTGTAAGGGtgcatgtcaatgcaatagaatcctactgtgatgcgttctgcctacaacaacatcTCTGGTCTGTGTAAGGGtgcatgtcaatgcaatagaatcctactgtgatgcgttctgcctacaacaacatcacTGGTCTGTGTAAGGGtgcatgtcaatgcaatagaatcctactgtgatgcgttctgcctacaacaacatcTCTGGTCTGTGTAAGGGtgcatgtcaatgcaatagaatcctactgtgatgtgttctgcctacaacaacatcacTGGTCTGTGTAAGGGtgcatgtcaatgcaatagaatccctACTGtgatgcgttctgcctacaacaacatcacTGGTCTGTGTAAGGGtgcatgtcaatgcaatagaatcctactgtgatgcgttctgcctacaacaacatcacTGGTCTGTGTAAGGGtgcatgtcaatgcaatagaatcctactgtgatgcgttctgcctacaacaacatcacTGGTCTGTGTAAGGGtgcatgtcaatgcaatagaatcctactcccgatgcgttctgcctacaacaacatcTCCTGCACAGTTAGTTTTGCATACTAAGTCCTGCGTAGTTCCTTTTGTTTCTGTATGTTGCATTGAAGGTGACTAACATTGAGTTGATTCGATCccaattcccacagtaaagggaaacgttgatagtgttaactaacggGGGAAACTCTAGAAAGTCGAGCgaagttcaatctcgtgcttctctgcgCGGGATGATATTTCATCTGCGTGGCAGTCCGAGGCGAGCTGTGCAACCGCTCACCTTAGAGGGACCATTGGCAGTCACGTTTTTAAAAACTATTTCTGTCGAGGCgcactttgaagatgctggaaCAGTCAACATTTACTTTTCCTCTGCAAACAAAGCGAGTTATGAATAGAAAATCTGTCAACCCCATTGTAGAATTGTTTATCTATTTCTGTGCAAGATAAATATTCCTCTGGAGGTTATGAGTACCGTAGGACGAGCCCTGCACTGGAGTAACTTGTTTGATTTCAAATAAGAAAAACGGTTAAAGATTTACATTCATTTTAATGTACTAAATAAAATGCCTATCATAGTGAATTTGACATAAATGGGTATGGGATTGGGTTGTGTCATAGTTTGGAAATGATATACAAAAAATATTAGTGTACTACACTATGGGATTGAGTTTGTCATGAAAAATAATATAGAGAATGATATCTTTATTAAAAATAGAGCCATAGCAAGCGAGATTATGAGCATAGCTGGAGTAACAGTCTTGACGTCATTCTTCCTTCCAGGTTGAGACAGTCATTCCAGACAGACCCTGGAGGGCTGGGCTGACTCCGAGAGCCCAGGGCTCTTCCACATCCACACAGAGgagcgatggagaggaggaggagggcggcAAGGTCCACATTCACAGCCCGCCTCACGGCTTCAATCAGGACTCGGGAGAACTCTCCCTCGACCGATCACAAGTGAGAGCGCTGAACTCTGTAGAGAAGGACCATGGCTACTCCTGTACAGTGTCCCTGGTGGACCTGGTGAAACTCATGCACCCCTACTGCCTGAGGGTGTGCCTGGATGAGGAGGGGAAGGACTGGGTCAGCACATCCAGGCAGGAGGCCTCCTCCCTGGGGGAACGGAGCGCGGACCAGAGTGTACCCCTGGAGGGCGAGGTGTGGAGGTATACGAAGCCTGGTTCGGAAGAGAGCGACGAGGAAATTGATGTGGACGGATCAGATGACGAGTGTCCCTCGGTAGGAGGGATGAAGgatgagaaagagggggatggagaacaGGGAAGTAAAGGTGAAGAAGTGAAGCAACTAAAAAGTCTACTTGTGAAGTGGGACGGGCCCACAGAAGGCCAGAAGACCAAGAACAAAAAGAGTGAGCTTCGGACCTGTCCTGGTGACATCCTACGAGCTACCAGCAGCAGACGAACCTGACTTAAACGTGCTCCCGGACTTGAGCGAGCTCACCAGCCAAATCCCCATTTTTGACACCAAAACAACGACCATTTCCCTCACCACATCCTCTCCGGAGTCTTCAGCAGCATCTTCAAAGGACAGCCAGCATCAGGTTGTAACTGACTTGTCTGAAAGGACCAGAGAAATGTCGTCGCCCGGAGCCTCCACCACAGCGAGGCGAGTCCAAGCCCAGACCGGCACTCAGTCTCCAGCAGTACCGCCTGCTGCGTCAGCAAAGACTACCCCTGGTGGGGAAACCTGAGAATTACACCACCAAATGGCCCTCTCTACCTGAAACCCCCACGGAGTTGCCTCCTATACCCTATTTACAAGGACCTAAATATAACATGTGGGGACCAACGACACCACATCATTACATAGGAAGTAAAACAGGGGGTGATGTCAGTGAATTCAAGCCTATAGCTAAGACCAGGACGAAGATGGTCTCTCCTGCTTGTCCCAGTAAACCTGGTAAAGGTATTGGCATCAATGGATCAAAGCCTGTAAGAAGTGGGACTAAGACTCCTCCTACCAGCTCAGCTTTAAAGCCCAAACACAACTCAAAGGAAGCTAAATCTGCGAATGATGTTGGTGTATTAAAGCCTATTTGGACTGAGACCATCTCTCCTGCTAGTCCCTTACCAAGTCCCAACCTGAACTCCAACTCAGTGGCGGGTCTGGGCCAGAACAGGACGAGCCCAGAAAAGAGTGCTGTTGCGGTCAGTAGCGACCCCCCAAACCCTGTCCTGGTCCCACTACCAGGAACCCGTCCATCTTTGGATAGATTTGATAGGAGCCGTGGGACCAACCAGGAGAAGCAGGAACAATCTCTACCTCCGTCCACCACCCAGGAGTCTTCGGCGCCCAAGCCCAAAATGGTGTTCTACAACCGGGATCCAAGCCTGAAGAGCAACAGTCTCCTCCTTGAGATCCAGCGGAGGTTCTCCACCAAACAACCATCGCGGAAACCACTTCACACCCAAAACACTGCAGAGACCACGAAACAAGGGGATCAGCCTCGCTCTCTCAGCCCGAGGAAAGGAATCGAGACAGTACCAGAAGGGTCCAAGTTTTCCCCAAGTGCACCAGTAATGGCAAGTCCATCGTCCAGCCCCTCagtccatccacccacccatgcTGTTGCTCCTTACCCAGAGATGGAGAGGGCAAAGCGGGTATCCATTGGTAACCTTCCCCCATGTCCGACTGTCCACCTCTCCAGAGAGTAACACCTGCATACAGACCCCCACCTGCGGCACAGGTAAGCCAGATGAGCCATAACACACATATAAACAATATATTTTGTTGTAGGGTGAAGTTGACTGATTTTGGGTCAGTTTAGTATTTTACTTACtacaggttaaggttaggtttgggGGAGTGGactctgatcctagatctgtacctaggggaaactacACCCTGAGTATATATTTCTTCAGATAAagctaattcaaatcaaatcaaatgtatttataaagcccttcgtacttcagctgatatctcaaagtgctgtacagaaacccagcctaaaaaccccaaacagcaagcaatgcaggtgtagaagcacggtggctaggaaaaactcctagaaaggccaaaacctaggaagaaacctagagaggaaccaggctatgtggggtggccagtcctcttctggctgtgccaggtggagattataacagaacatggccaagatgttcaaatgttcataaatgaccagcatggtcgaataataataaggcagaacagttgaaactggagcagcagcacggccaggtggactggggacagcaaggagtcatcatgtcaggtagtcctgggggatggtcctagggctcaggtcctcctagagaaagaaagaaggagagaattagagaacgcacacttagattcacacaggacaccgaataggacaggagaagtagtCCAGATAGCAGGGGTCTGGACTGGAACCCATGCTGCTGAAATAGCAGGGTTCTGGACTGGAACCCATGTTGCCGAAATAGCAGGGTTCTGGACTGGAACTCATGCTGCTGAAATAGCAGGGTTCTGGACTGGAACCCATGCTGCTGTGGTGTTCTGCAGGAAGCAGCTTAGAACACCAGACCAGCAGAAAGTTCACCTCGACGAACTGCTACTGTCCCTGCATTCAGAAACTGATCTCTTGGTCGCGTTGCAGGAATCCAAGCCACAGATCTGACCAGCCTTCTGGAGCGGTTTGAGGAAACACAAGGTGAGTGAGGGACCAGTGGGGTTTCGttaactctctccctttcttcttccAGCTATACTACGTCCCATCCATTCTGGGATTTGCATTAAGATGTATTGATTTGGTTGATGCATACATCCCAGCTACCCCTGTCCTTGTCATCTTACATACctatagtccatctgtaaatagcccatccaatctacctacctcatcccccatattgtttgtatttacttttctgctcttttgcacaccagtatcactacttacacaccagtatctctacttacacaccagtatcactacttacacaccagtatctctacttacacaccagtatctctacttacacaccagtatctctacttacacaccagtatctctacttacacaccagtatcactacttacacaccagtatctctacttacacaccagtatctctacttacacaccagtatctctacttacacaccagtatctctacttacacaccagtatctctacttacacaccagtatcactacttacacaccagtatctctacttacacaccagtatctctacttacacaccagtatctctacttacacaccagtatcactacttacacaccagtatctctacttacacaccagtatcactacttacacaccagtatctctacttacacaccagtatcactacttacacaccagtatctctacttacacaccagtatctctacttacacaccagtatctctacttacacaccagtatctctacttacacaccagtatcactacttacacaccagtatctctacttacacaccagtatctctacttacacaccagtattacacaccagtatcactacttacacaccagtatcactacttacacaccagtatcactacttacacaccagtatctctacttacacaccagtatctctacttacacaccagtatctctacttacacaccagtatctctacttacacaccagtatctctacttacacaccagtatctctacttacacaccagtatcactacttacacaccagtatctctacttacacaccagtatctctacttacacaccagtatcactacttacacaccagtatctctacttacacaccagtatctctacttacacaccagtatcactacttacacaccagtatcactacttacacaccagtatctctacttacacaccagtatctctacttacacacccgtatctctacttacacaccagtatctctacttacacaccagtatctctacttacacaccagtatcactacttacacaccagtatctctacttacacaccagtatcactacttacacaccagtatctctacttacacaccatcatctgtacatccatcactccagtgttaatctgctagatgttaattacttcgctactatgacctatttattgccttacttcctcacgccatttgcacacactgtatatagacttattttgtttctattgtgttgactgtacgcttgtttattccatgtgtaactctgtgttgtttctgtcgcactgatttactttatcttggccaggtcgccgttgtaaatgagaacttgttctcaacaaacttacctggttaaataaaggtgaaatgtaaAAATCTTGAACATGGTGATGGAAAAAGGCACAAcagatcctaaatcagcacttcTACTCTAAGATTGAACCCCTGATCTTGCCTCCCCATGTCTGTGTCTCTTCCCACAGCCAAAGAGGAGACTGAGAGTGAACCTGAAGCCAGTCCAGATAGGAGCCCTGTTAGAGATGAAGAGCCGAGCAACAACACTGAAGGTGAGTTAAAGGAAGGACTCAGCCTGAGACTTGCACCCTATTACctccttagtgcactacttttgaccagagccatatatgggcactggtcaaaagtagtgcactataaagggaatagggcaccatttgggatgAAACTGTTCTTCGACTTAATTTCTAGTTTAGTCCGCACAGTTGCTCAGAGGACTTTGCTGTGGTTATTCTCATGCTTTAGAACAGAACTTCAGTTCATCATCTGGTTTGTTGCTTTCTTTCCAGGGATGCTGACACTGCTGGGTGCCTATCTCCTCAGCACCCAAGATAAACTCTGTCTTCCAGCACCCACTGGCTTTCCAGAACTTGTCAACACACTTGAACCCTCAGAACTCCGGAGCCCCTCAGAACTCCGGAGCCCTCAGAACTCCGGAGCCCCTCAGAACTCTGGAACGTTGCGATACTCAGGAACCTCTCAGCACCCAGAATGTTCTCAGCACTCAGGAACAGGCCCCTGCACAGCCGCGCTGGAAACCTCTTACCCCTGTCGCACCTCAGAGGAAGCAACCGGCGACCCCCAAACCTCTCCCTCCCAAGGCCATCCAAATCATCGACCCCATCCTCTACCACCCAAAAAggcccaccccccccc
The genomic region above belongs to Oncorhynchus gorbuscha isolate QuinsamMale2020 ecotype Even-year unplaced genomic scaffold, OgorEven_v1.0 Un_scaffold_1637, whole genome shotgun sequence and contains:
- the LOC124023571 gene encoding peroxisome proliferator-activated receptor gamma coactivator-related protein 1-like, which gives rise to MAAQWRGKDALIITGNTDFLTANTFNEAVLGKGEVSDLEMDTHSCLDPSILAMFEDSAVAAETRSRLDEESESTLLTALTEILDSVDDETLSPFDTLPDTGLFSDQRLRDNSRWGLHLKRSTLSFHKDPLFIFIPSSSVGKVETVIPDRPWRAGLTPRAQGSSTSTQRSDGEEEEGGKVHIHSPPHGFNQDSGELSLDRSQVRALNSVEKDHGYSCTVSLVDLVKLMHPYCLRVCLDEEGKDWVSTSRQEASSLGERSADQSVPLEGEVWRYTKPGSEESDEEIDVDGSDDECPSVGGMKDEKEGDGEQGSKGEEVKQLKSLLVKWDGPTEGQKTKNKKSELRTCPGDILRATSSRRT